The genomic DNA TGAGGGTTTAAACTATAATGAAATTTTATCAGATCATATAACTATAAGTTTTTTAGATAATTCTCATTTAAAAGAGATAAGCATCAAAAAAAGAGTTAATGATACAAGAGAAATGTTATATGAACAAAAAGAACCAATGGATTACTTTGAGTATGAAATCAAAGTTTTTGTAAAAATGATATTAGAAAATGACATTTCATTAAGAAATTACTTACTTGATGTTAGTTGTGAAGCAATTAAAGTTTTAAATCAAGTAGAAAAAAATCGTGATAAATTAGGAGAAATACAACATGAAACTTAATAAATATATAGATCACACTTTGTTAAAACCAGATGCAACAAAAAAAGAAATTGAAATATTATGCAAAGAAGCAATAGAATATGATTTTGCAACAGTCTGTATTAATCCTTGTTTTGTAAGTTTAGCATCAAGTATTTTAAAAAAAACAAATATTGGTATTACAACAGTTGTAGGGTTCCCGTTAGGATCAAATACTATTAATACTAAAGTTTTAGAACTAAAGGAAGCTTTAAATAATGGTGCTAGTGAAATAGATTTTGTCATAAATATTAGTGCAGTAAAAGATAAAGATTGAATCTATGTTTTAAATGAGTTTAAAGAAATAAAAAATAATGCAAATTCTAATATCGTTAAAGTAATACTTGAAACTTGTTTGTTAACAAAAGAAGAAATAATTAAATGTTGTGAATTAGCTTGTGAAGCAAAAATTGACTATGTAAAAACTTCAACAGGTTTTTCAAAAGCGGGAGCAACATTTGAAAATGTTAAATTAATGAAAGATATAGTTAGTAGTAGGGCACTTGTAAAAGCAGCAGGGGGAATCAGATCATTTGATGATGCAATTAAGATGATTGAAAATGGAGCTTCTAGACTTGGAACAAGTGGCGGAATAAACATTATAAAGGGAGAAACTAATAACACAAGTTATTAGTTTTTTTATAATATAAATACGAATAGAAAGAAGTGATTATTTATGTCTGAAGAAATTAAAAATTGCTTTATTTGTTCAAAACTTACTTCAAAATTAATAACTAAACACGGTAAAAATAAAAATTGAGATTCTATAATTTTCATCTATTGTTCTGATATATGTAGAAATAAGCATAAAGTTTAAGATTTTTAATTCTTAGTAGCTAAGGCATTAAAAAACAATGAATTAATGGTATAATTAATTAAATTAGGAGTTTAAACTATGGCAAAAAGATATGGTTTTGAATTAGGCGAGTATGGTTTACCATCAAGTATTAGAAAAAGAATTGATGACTTAGTTGGTTTAAGTTTAAATCCTTCAACTATAAATCTTTTAACAAGTGAATTTTCATTATTTGAAGAAGAAACTAAAGAAAACATAGGTCGTTATATAGCAAATCTTTTAGAAATAGAAAATGCATTATTAGCAAAACATTTTGAAAAAATAAAACAAGAAAATAGTTTTGGTAATTCTAAACAAGAATTAATCATGAAACAAAGACAAAGTAATTTGTTGAGAATACAACAAATTTTTTCTCATAAAGATAAACTTTTAGAAAGAGTTAATAATATAGAAACTAAAAGTTTTGCTCCAAAAGATGAAGTTAGCTCTGAAAAAATTGATTTTACAAAATTTATGGTAACAAATAATTCAAATACAGTCACAGACGATGAAAAGCAAAAGCAAAAACTTAAATTACTGTCTGAGAAAAAAAGAAAATTGGAACTTGTTGTAAGTGAAAAACAACAACAAATAAATATTGCAAAAAAACAATACGAAGAAGCAAGAATGAGAAATGACTCAAATGCTCAAAAAAGTAAAATTTTAATAATAAAAGAAGTAAACGAAAAATTATTAAAAATAGATGAAGCTATAAAAAAATATAAATCAGTTGAAAATATACCATGAGAAGTTTTTATGGATGAAAATGAATTACAAGATGATTTGGATATTCAAGAACTTAGAATAAGAGAACATTTAAATAAAAAACCTTTTAATCCAAATCCGAAAAAAAGTGAATCTATTATAAATAATAATGTTACAAAAGAAATTGATGTTACCAAAGAAATTGAACAAGGTGACTTTTTTGAAGTTGATGACTTTGAAGACGTCAGTATAAAAAAAAACAAAGAAAGTAAAAAAGCAATAAATGAAAAGCAAAAAAAAAGTAAAGAAAGTTTTTCAAAAACAGAAGTTATTGATAACACAAATGATTTAAATTTAATTAATGAAATTAAAATCATTTTAGATAAAAAAGAAACCAATGTAGAAATAAAAAAAGTAGATAAAATTGAAAAAAATAAGAAAGAAACAAAAACAAAAAAAGCAAAAAATATAGATTCTATAAAAAAAGCAAAAAATATAGATTCTATAAAAAAAGATAAAAATATAAAAGAAATAAAAGATACAAATAAAGTAAAAAAAATTAGTGTTGAAAAAAATTATAATGAGTTCACTTCGATAATTAATGAAGTTGTTGAGCTTGAAAATAGACTAAAAAAAGCAAAAGAAGTTGCAAGAAAAATCGAAGAAGAAAGATTAATTAAAGAAAGGGAAGATGAAAGAAAGCGTTTTGAAAGAGATCAAAAAATAGCAGGACTTCATGCTTTAGAAACAAAAAATAAAGAAAGAATTATTAAAAAAATTAAAAAAAATTATAAAGCAAGAGATAAAAAATATGATCAACTAAAAAAAGAAAAAGAAAAATTAGAAAAAGAATTAAAAACATTAAAAGAAAAACAAAAAATTGATGAACTTAGAAATATTGAGATTGCAAAAAGAAAAGCTATTGAATCAACCGAAAGCATTTTGAAAAAGTATAAGTATAAAGGACATAACCTGCATACAATCATGGAAAAAAAATGAGTTGCTTTTAATATAAAAAGTACTTTGTTTGTTAAAGAAAAAGCAATTAAAGCAATGAAACTGATAAAAATAAAAGATTGAATATATAAAAATAAAGAAAAAGTATTAGCAGAAGATAAAAAACAAATAATTGAAAAAAATAAAAAAGATAAAAGTGAATCAACTAAAAGCTTAGTTGAAAAAAATAAAAAAGTTTTAACTAAATTAAAAAGTTTAAATTATAATAATAAAGAATCTGTTAAAAATAATTTATATAATGAGGAAAAAAGATTAGAATTTTTACAAAGAAAAAAATCTTTAAACATTATAAATAGTATAGAAGTAAATGAGTTACAATGTTTAGAAAGCAAAATTAACAATAAAAACTCAAGCAACAAAATAAATTTGAAAAAATATAAATTAATTAAAAAAGAAATATTTTAGGTGAGTATATGAATAACAATTTAGAAAAGAATGAAATTACAATAGATGAAAAAGTTAAACAAAATATGTTTAGAAGTTTTGATATTTCTTGATATACAAAAAATAGCTCAAAAACTTTTTTAAGAAAATTAGGATCAACATTTGGTTTTGTAATTATATTAATGCCTGTATTTGGAGTAATTTTATCAATAGGTAATTTATTAAATACATATAATGCGCCAAAAGTAATAAGTAATTTATTCACAAATGTTGGTACATTGTTGTTTACAAATATAGGATTGTGATTTGCGATTGCTTTAACAATTGGGTTTACAAATAATAAAGGTGTTGCTGTATATAGTAGCATTATTTTTTATTTCACATTTACATTAACAATGGCTGCCTTTATCAAAATAAATGGTACTGATGGAAAAACATTTGACTTACTATTTTGAAAAAATTTAGAACAAAAGATATATTTAACATCAATCTTTGGATTTGTAACATTTAATACAGGTGTTATTGGAGGGTTTTTGTCTGGTACAATTTCAATTATTATTTATAAAAGCTTTAAAGAAACAAAATTGGTTTCAGGACTTGAGTTTTTTTCAAAAGAAAAGTTTGTTCTAATTTTAATTCCTTTTACTGCTGTTATTTCTGCAATATTGTGATTAATATTTTGACCAGCTATGGGATATTCATTAAGATTTTTAGGAATGGGACTTGCAAAAACTCCCACTGGATTAGACTCATTTGTTTTTGCAACTGTTTCTAGATTTTTAACACCTTTTGGTGCAGGAATGTTGATTCACTCACCATTATGATATACAGAACTTGGTGGTAGTTTAAGAAATTATGAAGGACAATTATTTGCTCAATATTTAGAAAGAACACATTCTGATAATCCAAGTTGATTACCTGATTTAGTTGAAAAATTAATGAATGAAAAACCAGGAACATGAGTTGATAGAAGTGTAACTGATTTTATAAATTCATTAGGATATTCTCAAGAAGAAAAAACACAAATTTTTAATGATCTGAATTATTGATATAGTAATATAGGAAATTTTCAAGGTTCAACACTTAATATGCTTGATTTAAGAGGTGATCAAGTTATAGCTGCAAATGTTATAAATAGTAACTTTATAACAATTCAAGATTGTTGGAATGTAGGTCTTAGAGTTTCTAGATTTATTGCTCCAGGTTTTGCAAATTCAATATTTGCATTACCAGCAATTGGATTAGCAATTTTTTTACAAATTGAAAAAAAAGATAGATCAAAATATTACGCATCATTCTTAATAGCTTTTGCTTCATCTGCTTTATTAGGAATAACTGAACCATTAGAATATATGTTTTGTTATACGTGTCCTATTTTTTACTTCGCAATATATGCTCCAATGCTTGGTTTAATGGGTGCAATTGGATCTATTACACAATTAAAGTTAGGAACTACTTTTTCAACAGGGTTATTTGACTTTATTTTTAATGGAGTTTTACCAACAGTTGCTGGTCAAAATACTAGAATTTGAATGGTTCCTGTTTTGGGGGTTGTATTTGGAGTTATTGAGTTTTTATTAGCATATTTTTATTTCAAATGAACAAAATTTGATCCATTTGAAAAATATTTATCTGAAAAAGATCAAATAAAAGTAAATATTTCTGAAATTAGAAGTTCTTTTTATGGATTTAAAAATATTTTAACTAT from Spiroplasma tabanidicola includes the following:
- a CDS encoding PTS transporter subunit EIIC; translation: MNNNLEKNEITIDEKVKQNMFRSFDISWYTKNSSKTFLRKLGSTFGFVIILMPVFGVILSIGNLLNTYNAPKVISNLFTNVGTLLFTNIGLWFAIALTIGFTNNKGVAVYSSIIFYFTFTLTMAAFIKINGTDGKTFDLLFWKNLEQKIYLTSIFGFVTFNTGVIGGFLSGTISIIIYKSFKETKLVSGLEFFSKEKFVLILIPFTAVISAILWLIFWPAMGYSLRFLGMGLAKTPTGLDSFVFATVSRFLTPFGAGMLIHSPLWYTELGGSLRNYEGQLFAQYLERTHSDNPSWLPDLVEKLMNEKPGTWVDRSVTDFINSLGYSQEEKTQIFNDLNYWYSNIGNFQGSTLNMLDLRGDQVIAANVINSNFITIQDCWNVGLRVSRFIAPGFANSIFALPAIGLAIFLQIEKKDRSKYYASFLIAFASSALLGITEPLEYMFCYTCPIFYFAIYAPMLGLMGAIGSITQLKLGTTFSTGLFDFIFNGVLPTVAGQNTRIWMVPVLGVVFGVIEFLLAYFYFKWTKFDPFEKYLSEKDQIKVNISEIRSSFYGFKNILTINKSKNQVILETKKPINKDSMDNWYESVSFEGNNKYSFSIKNDYVKTYDTLLDSLKERQNIKEYKKTNKNEYKAIKKEYKNLKKDEKKKKVKNK
- the deoC gene encoding deoxyribose-phosphate aldolase; the protein is MKLNKYIDHTLLKPDATKKEIEILCKEAIEYDFATVCINPCFVSLASSILKKTNIGITTVVGFPLGSNTINTKVLELKEALNNGASEIDFVINISAVKDKDWIYVLNEFKEIKNNANSNIVKVILETCLLTKEEIIKCCELACEAKIDYVKTSTGFSKAGATFENVKLMKDIVSSRALVKAAGGIRSFDDAIKMIENGASRLGTSGGINIIKGETNNTSY